The Rosa rugosa chromosome 1, drRosRugo1.1, whole genome shotgun sequence genomic sequence ATGTGGTTGAAAAAATACAAAGAATTTTGAATCAACATAACCCATTTGTGCAAACATTTCATCACCTAGCTCAGCGTCCGGATTTGCAAAATTGCAGACTCATCATTAGAGAGCAAGCTGCAAACCAACATCAGTACAGTTTGCCTTCAGCATCCCAGGTTGCTGCAATAATAGTGGGTACAAATGATGTGGAAAATCTGACAGGTCGTGATATTGTTGTACAAACAAAGCAAGGCCAGCTTCTAAATATTCAAGATTGTGTTGGGTACTATGATCCCTTACAGTATCCATTATTGTTCCCATATGGAACATATGGATGGGATGTGAATAGTAGGAATAATAATGGTCAAAAATTGACGTGTCGTGACTATTATGCATATATTTTGCAGGTGAATAAATTTTCCTTCATCTTTTTACTATGAATTAAAAATAATTAATCTTAAAGGACATCCCTGTATTCTATTTTTGTGAATGATTAAGAATATCACGTTAACTACTAAATTTATCATTTCAGATCCGTCAATATGATGATTCACTTTTACTCCGAGGGGGCCGTCTATTGCAACAATATGTCGTGGATAATTACGTCAAAATTGAAACACAAAAGTTGAGATGGATTCGCAGCAATCAAAGTACTCTTCGACGTGAGTTGTATGACGGACTACATGACTCACTTAATGCTGGTGAAAATAATGCAGGTATGAGttttttcaacttttaattttttaatttaaattttttaatttaattttttttattttttttattatacaaGTTAGTTTGTTTTAGTAGAGATGAATCAAATGCATTGAAAACAGGTAACATTGGTCGCAAGACTATTTTACCATCATCTTTTATTGGAAGTCCACGTGATATGCACCAAAGATATCAGGATGCAATGGCTTTGGTCCAAAAATATGGAAAGCCGGATATTTTTCTCACAATGACATGTAATCCAAATTGGGAAGAAATAAATGCAGAGTTATTACCTGGTCAAGTGGCACAAGATCGCCCGGATCTAACTACTATAATTTTTCGTGCCAAATTTGAAGAGTTAAAGAATGATGTTATTAAAAAAGGAGTCTTGGGTACTGTTGTTGCATACGTATATGTCATCGAGTTTCAAAAACGTGGTCTCCCACATGTTCATATGCTTCTCATGTTGAGTGACGATGATAAACTAAACAACCCAGATGATTATGACCACATTGTTCGGGCTGAAATTCCAAATCAAAATGAAGAGCCAGAGTTATACAATGCAGTGTTGGGGCACATGATACACGGTCCATGTGGGGTACATAGGCGAAATGCTCCATGTATGAAGCGTGGGAGCTGCAAACGAGGCTATCCAAAGCCATTTTCAGTAACCACATTTCAAGGAAATGATTCTTATCCTGTTTATCGTAGACGAGACAATCAATCAGATATGCAATCTAATGGCAATCAAAATAGACCACTGGATAATAGTTGGGTTATCCCCTATAATCCATGGTTACTCACAAAATATGATTGTCATATCAATGTGGAAATTTGTTGCAGCATTAAGAGTGTCAAGTATTTGTATAAATATGTCTACAAAGGTCCAGACAGAGTAACATTTGAAGTTCGGCCTGAAGCAAATCAAGATGAAATAAGAAACTTTGTTGATGCAAGATGGGTTTGTGCACCAGAAGCTTTGTGGAGGATGTTTAAATTCGTGATGAATCGAATGTATCCATCAGTTGAACGATTGCAAATTCATCTTCCAAATCGACACAATGTTTTCTTTAATGCCACTGAAAGTGTAACAGCAATTCTGGCAAATGAAAGAAGCTCGATGACAATGCTCACAGAATTTTTTACTAAGAATACTTATTTTGAAAGTGCACGTCAATACTTATATCGAGAGTTTCCTGAGCATTACAAATGGGATGGGAGACATAAAACATGGGAAGCAAGGGAGACCAACCAAAAAGTCATTGGAAGAATTTACACAGTGTCACCTTCAGAAGGAGAAAAGTTTTACTTGCGTGTTCTTCTTAATCATGTTCGAGGACCTAAGTCATTTGAGGATTTAAGGACAGTTGATGGGGTCTTACAACCGACATTCAAGAAAGCAGTTGAAGAACGTGGTTTGTTAGAAGATGACGAAAGTATTAGACAATGTCTACGTGAGGCCTCTAATATACGTATGCCGTCATCTTTAAGAAGATTGTTTGTCACCATCCTGGTTTATTGCATGCCCCATGAAGTACGCAGTTTGTGGGATGAATTTTATCCATTCATGATAGAGGATTATCCTTCTACGAGCACCACGGACAATGTACGTATCACAAATAGACTTTTACGAGACTTGAACGAGTTGTTGGTGCAGCACAGTAAGTCCGTTTTTGATTATGACTTGCCAGAAATGACTCAAGATGGTGGTGAAAATTCTTCAATGCCAAGGCTAATACAAGATGAAATTTCAATTAACATTCCTCAAGAAGACCGGGATGCAGTTCATCATTTGAATGAGGATCAAACTTTTGCATACAATTCCATAATATCTGCTATTGAGTGTCATGACAATGCCATATTTTTTGTTGATGGTCCAGGAGGAACTGGAAAGACATACTTATATCGTGCATTATTAGCAAGCTTGAGAAGCAATGATCATATTGTATTGGCAACAGCAACTTCTGGCATAGCAGCAACAATACTACCTGGTGGGAGGACGACACACTCTAGGTTTAAAATTCCTCTTAATCTTGATGCATCTTCAACATGTTATATTAGTAAACAATCTGATTTAGCAGAGTTGATAAGAAAGTCATCGGCAATTGTTTGGGATGAAGCACCAATGATGAATCGATATGGGTTTGAAGCTCTTGATCGAACATTTAGAGACATAACAAGTGTCGATTTGCCATTTGGAGGAAAGGTGATGATCTTCGGGGGTGATTTCCGACAAGTTCTTCCTGTTATCCATAAGGGTACGAGATCTGAGATGGTGCAAGCCAGTTTGATTAATGCTTCATTTTGGAAGGATGTGAAGATTCTTCGTTTGACGCAGAATATGAGATCCATCAACGATCCAGATTTCTCAGAGTTCTTACTTCGTGTTGGTAATGGAGAACAACCAACTGTGGTTGAAGACATAATACAAATACCTTGGCCCATGATCATACCATGGGAGAATGAAGAATCAATCAACCAGTTGGTTAATCAAGTCTTCCCTAATTTGGATCGTCATGTAAATGATGCCGGGTACATGGTTGAAAGAGCAATAATTACTCCAAAAAATGATGATGTTGACGTACTCAATGAAAGAATCATACAACACTTTCCAGGGCCTGAACGAATCTTATACTCTTTCGACTCAGTTGAGGATGACACCAGAAATATGTATCAACAAGAATTTTTAAATTCGATTTCACCTTCTGGTATGCCGCCACATCAATTGATTATAAAGAAAGGTGCCCCAATTATGCTTTTGAGGAATATTGACCCAAAGATGGGGTTGTGCAACGGTACAAGATTGACTTGCCGCGGAGCATATAACAATCTAATTGATGCAGAGATTTTAACAGGACATTTTTCGGGAACTAGAGTTTTCTTGCCAAGAATCGCTCTTAAGAGTGCCGAAAGTTCTGGACTCCCGTTTGAGATGACAAGAAAGCAGTTCCCCGTAAAGTTGAGTTTTGCACTTACCATAAATAAATCACAAGGCCAGACAATACCAAATGTTGGTATTTACCTTCCTGATCATGTGTTCAGCCATGGACAGCTGTACGTGGCTTTATCGAGAGGAGTTTCAGAGGCAAGCACCAAAGTTTTGGTAAAAAAAGGTTCATTAGAGGGTGAGGAAGGGGTATTCACAACATACGTTGTGTATAAAGAAATTTTGCTTCCTTCCACATAATGCAATTTTAGAAGGTacctaaggggggtgtattgtatatggaattagtggaacttttaaacaaatctatagaatttaaaagtctggatgtattcaatatagacttttagaagtccatgaaagtcttgaggtattcaattaggatttttaaagactttatgaattccaccaaaatctaggggtattcaattaggacttttaaaaatgaataaaagtacagaggtattcaaaatatcattcatacttatggaattagaaaatcatggataattatggactttgtagtgttaactatacatatcaaaatccaataattttccagcattcagaccaaagatttgaaaaagtctatcaaagctccctcttccaaaaaaaaaaaaaactatcaaagttcttctctctgcGCCCGAAGTGGttggtccttcatcatctctctttcttgattttttgtcttttctctaatcttttatgatatcaacgttTTTTGATACTCAACATGTTCATTGCAGCTGTTGAAtgtgatttatttaattattttttaattgtgatacttcgaactctaatagcaataaaaattatttatgaaaccctagctaatacccaaatattgtggtctacccctaaaacCTTAAACAGTGTTGCTAtgacatactaaattttatcttatcaattattctcatcaatttgaatttatattatgattcaaagaaaggttgaacaattgaattttatttgattgattatagatcaagataTTGACAAATATtgttatgatatatgttaatcggcgaaaacaaaattgatgagaataattaaccataaacatcaagtgatctatattgtatctttATGTTGTTGgaagattaggaatgagaacaaactagctagacagagtaacaatcattcatttgagtcaatttctattagaagatacatGAACATTGAAGAGGCAGcgagttattattttgttttgtgtttgggctgcattggttttgttttttgtttttatattttgtacatgctaGGAAATCTTTAGAAGTCATTcaaaataaagtatatagattttcatgaatcaataaaagtctgttgctaaaatcaatggttttaagaaatcaataacaatctatcaactttttaaagagtctgtggacttttcaaaaaatctacaaaaatccaaatacaatacacccccctaagacgattgattattttttttataaaagaatttttttttagttgataAAGCTGCATATTTAAGACATTTATATTTTTCAGGACACCATGAGATTGCTAATCTTAAGAGCCGCAAGGAAGATAACTTTTCAAAGGAAAAAGAATCCGTGAATGCAAGTGTGTAGAAGCTGGTCTTCATGTTACGGTGATCATAATACTTTTCATTATATTTTTAAAGCTTTTTGTATTGGCAGCATTATATAAGGGGGTAAAGCtatagtatgttaacatttctcatacatcaactatttttaccactttaaggactcatgttaccactttgaggactaatattactattttgaggactcatatggtaaactaagaaaatttaccactttaaggactcatgttaccactttgaggactaatattactattttgaggactcatgtggtaactaagaaaatttatcactttaaggactcatgttaccactttgaggactaatattactattttgaggactcaaattaccacttttaaggcaattgtatgcatgtcatacgttaacattttgtagaattttcctataTAAGGTACTTATattttgttagtttttttttcttatcattGTCATTTGTGTTTATTTAATCTGGGTACAAACAGCAAATATATGagatgccttttttttttttttttttttcctcgcaCTTTCGAGGTTTTCTTATATAAAATTAAAGATTTACGGCACTAGATTGAAAGTAGACACATTTAAGATGCAAAAGTAATAGTGAAAACATCGTACAAAGATAATAGCCcgcaaataataaaaaaaacacagaaCCTAATCGCACACGCGAGCGCGGCCCTTCTGCACAGAAATGGATAAAATTCATCCCACAAACTATGTACACCATTCAAAGAGTTAGGTAACATGCAACACAGAAATTATATTTCACTCATGAGTAACATTTCAAACATGCGTAGCAAGAAAGGAAGAACAATACGCACGCGCGAGCGCGGCCCTTCCGCACGCGCATCgcgcgtgcaggaaggctagtaGAAATAAAGGAAAGACAAATGATCTTTTAACAATATTTACATAGTAAAAACCACCGTGGTGACTTTGTTTAACAAAACCCGGCATATCTCGGTAAAGCTTGCCAAGAGTCAAAATTGTGGCCATGAAGCAGCAACAGCTCTCACCATTGGTACTTTGCAGCCACAACAACCTCCTCATACTTCTGAGCAGCATTGTCCCAACTTAGGTCTTGCATCATCCCTCGTCTCTGGATTCCTTCCCAACTCTGCTTGTACTCTCGATAAGTATATATGCAATTACCTAATGCATGGATGAGCTTACCTGTATCAGCACTGTCAAATGTCCACCCAAGTCCTGACTCCTCATATGGATTGAAAGGATGTACAGTATCTTTGAGTCCACCAACAGCATGAACGACTGGAACTGTCCCATAGTTCATGGCATATAGTTGGTTCAGTCCACAAGGCTCAAATCTCGATGGCATGAGCAAAATGTCTACACCGGCAGTTATTCTATGAGCTGTTTCTACAGAAAAACCAACCCATCCCCTGACCTTGTCTCTGTGTTGATGTTCAAACTCTTTCAGCATCTGTTCCAGGTCAGGTCTTCCAGTGCCTAACATGACTAGTTGCACATCTTGATCCATCATCCACGGAATCGCCTGTGCTATAAGATCAACACCTTTCTGGGGATCCAGTCTCCCAATGAAACCAATTAAAGGGACATCCTCACGGATCGGCAAACCCAGCTCCTTCTGTAAAGCTGCCTTACACTGAGGCTTGCCAGTCTGAAGTGTCTCTAGGGAGTAGTTTGTATAACCATCTGATCTCAAGAAAACATCAAACTGTGGATTCCAGTCTTTATTATCAATTCCATTAACAATGCCGCTGAGTTTCCAGTGATTTTCATTTATGATCCCATGCAATCCCCAACCACCTTCAGGTGTTTTAACCTCCCAGGCATATCCATGACTTACAGTAACCACACGGTCGGCTGTCTTCAAACCAGCTGCAAAGATATTGAAGTGCTCCCCTCCAACGGGATCATACAATTTGAAAAGGTCCAAGTAGTGTTGTGGAAGATCAACAAAGGAGAAATCACTTACTGGCCCACGACCCTGGATCAAATACAAAAGTAATGTAGTTCATATATCTTCTATTATGATTATCCCAAGAATTATTTTTACTAGGATGACATTCAAAATTTTTTAACAGCTTATTGTGTTCTGGACTTTacttgaaaacaaaattccaaTAAAAACTTGAATAATCTTTCCAATTCAAAGAGGTTTTGGCTCATCTTTGCAAGTTGTCCGTTTAGCGATGTTTATGCTTTACATGCAGTACAGACTGGAAACTCAAGTTCCTAAACTTAAATTGGCCACAAAGTATAGACAAGTTGGTCTAGTTTAATTACAATCTTGTGAGGACATTTTAACACATTCATGTTAAGAATTCTGCAGTCTCCTCTATATAAACCTGTATTCAACCAACTGATAGTGAAACCACTTGAGTTTACTTTCTAACTATGCAGATGCTCAAGTTTCCCGAGACAACAATATTATTTAACATCAAGATTCAGTTAGATGAATTTTATGCAAGGAACAAACCTGGTGAGCTATGTTATGGATTACAAGGATGGACCTTGTATATATCATCAAGCCATTGTCTCGATAGTACGCCTTCAAATACACTGGCAACAGTGCAGTATGCCAGTCATTTGCAATGAAAGCCAAGTTTCCATCACCATAGCAAATGCCACCACAGGGAACATGCCAAGGGGCCTGCAACAAATATATTTACTTTATGGAATCTAAGCAGATAAAAAGGACATAAACTTCGTTTAATCAACTTTAatattaaagagaaatgacCTAATATTTGTTGTTAATTCATGTTCAACATTTCTAGGTGCAAgaccaacaaaatcaaaattcttGGTGGATGCTGCATTTTGTACTTCTTTCCTAAGAATTATAGAAAAATGTCGATGAATGATGGAAAAACTATAAGCACACTTGCATGTGACCTATTAAACTGGTTGCACCAATATACTTGTCATCATTTTATTCATTCGTTTATTTATTCTAGCTTCTGACATGAAATAGGCGATGGCTAACAGAAGGTCTATGGCTCTATGCACatagattttttcttttgtctacATATCTGGACTGTGAAGTCTGTATCTGCTTCTATGCACTGATATGATACTGATATCCACCACACAAATTAGATGCTTGAGAAATGTAAAACAGCATTTGCTTATTTATTTGACTCTATACAAATGAGCATTCAACTAATGTACCTCAACAGCAGCCTTGCAAAATAACACCATCCGCTTTAAGATATCCTGCACCATCATCCAACATTATTCAAATGAAAACCAATCATCTCCAATTGTCGGCAAACCATTGTTTATCCCTCTTGAGAATCAATTGAAGCTAAAATGACAACAGATATTATACCTCACGCTTTCCTCCATATATATTATTCTCCATGTGACGGAACATAGGAGAGTCAATGAAGACAAAATCTACGCCATCAATATAGGAGTGAAAGTATGCTACTTCCATATGCTGCGAAGTCATTTGTTACAAATGAGCTGTTAAAAGCTATGTAATTCAGAACTTGACAGAATAtttgttataaaaaaaataaaaaagtactGCAGATGCTGCATACCTGGCCATCTACTTTATATCCTTTCCGGACTCCTAAATCTTGAGGCTCAGCATAATTGCCATACCGAGGTGCCACAacctgtgagagagagagaatatttaacaaaattaataaaaaCTAGGAAATAAAAGTATTGAGGATAAACACTGAACAGCCATAGAATTGTAAATCAAATAGGGGGTAATATTAAACTCAAGTGCTGGATGTTCTAAATGTAAGTTCCCCAGGCGTAGAATTCCAATAAATTGGAGCTCATTTCCTTGAAACTGCTCACCAAGGAGATTCTGGAAACCAGTTTCATGTTATGATGTAGTAACACTTCCTATTGAAATAGTATTCAAGAGAAAAGCAATACCATAACCCTATGGCCACGCCGAGCCAAAGCCTTTGGTAAAGCTCCAGCAACATCTCCAAGCCCACCTACAAGACTCTTCATTATTAATCTCTAAATCATCAACATGCATAAGTGTGTGCTCAAACACACAAAAACAGAACAGAAGAGTCAGGTCACAGTGGTAAAATTTAATCAAGAGGTTCAACAGCTTGACCAGACTATTATTATCAGtacccttgtttttttttttttttttttttttttttgctaatcttaagaaaaggaaaaaaaaatggagacaTCTTTGGCAAGATTGTGATGGTCTATGCTATCAACTTTCAACAGTACCTTTCTAGTGATGGCTGACAACAATTGACCTcatttccctttttcttttactttaagTATCTGGAGTAAATGTAACTAGAGAGTAGAGACCTTATAGAAGCCAAATTACCTATGCAACCAGTTTACATATTAGGAAGATTAGTTACAGAAATGAATATATGCATGTCTATacaatattatttttaaattcaattttctATCAACACCTTATCATGTTtcaattgaaaaaatagcaATTCTGATGGTTCAGTGAGTAGCCTGAACTTCAACCAGTTAACTTGACAATGACGTATTCATGACTAGTGACTAAAGGAAATAAGCATTAACATACTGGTTGTAAGCattaatattatttttaaattcaattttctATCAACACCTTATCATGTTtcaattgaaaaaatagcaATTCTGATGGTTCAGTGAGTAGCCTGAACTTCAACCAGTTAACTTGACAATGACGTATTCATGACTAGTGACTAAAGGAAATAAGCATTAACATACTGGTTGTGAGCATCACTAGAAGACTAGATATTAGCCCACGAGAAGTTCATTCAGCAACGATCCAATTGAAGACCCATGTTAGCTTATACTTTAGCATGAATAACTAACCAAATTGACTGAGATGGTACAGATAGACATTATGGATACATTTCATCTCATCTCCCATCTATGCCAATCTCTTTGGGAACAAATCTCTAACTATCATATCAAATTTCAGAAGTGTAAAACAATAAAATGTACATATATCCCCATTCTTGTTTGTACTTCTATGTACATGTGCTGGTCAGAGtgtttataaaaaattattttctaacCAAAAAAGTGTGCTACGTGGATAGAAGGATATTTTCTACCCTATAAATGATATATCACTTCAGAGTATGTGCTTATTCAAGTTTACCTGTTTTCGACCACGGAGCACATTCTGCTGCCACCAATATGATATTCATGACATTGGGCCCAGCCAAAGGAGGGGGCTTCATGTCTTCGATTGTAGGATCCGTTACCCCAACATTGACCTCCTGTAAACTTGGTTCTTTCAGATCTACATGCTCTTCTTCATCTTTCAGAGAGGATGTCTCAACAGTAGTTGAAATAAAAGATGGCAGAGAATCGGACCACTCTGACTTGGCACTAGTCTTATTCACATGCTTTGTGGACTCTGCCTCATAGGGAGCCTTATTAAGAGGCACAGTTTCTTCATGCTCCTTCTCAATTTCACTAAAGCTTCTACTAACAGCAGAAGGTACTGTTTCTAGTTCCTTTTCTGCAGTTGAATGACCATAGCTGCTTGAAGCAATGCTGTCATTTTGTTCTTCAATAGTGTCATTACCACCACCTGAACTTTCTACATCCGAAAAAGAATCCTCTTGTTCAAAAGAATCAacctcttcttgatcttcttcttcttcttctacagtACTACTTGTTATAGAAGATACCAGTTTCCTTCTTTCAGCAATCTACAAAACACAAAGTTTCTTACTTTAACTCTCCTTAGCCACTAAAAACACCTCCACATACAGAAACACTATATACAAAGCAGACATTCACTCTATATTACATATTTTATTTCTTGCAGCAatctacaaaaacaaaaaaaatcttccTTTTAACTCACCAACACTAAAAAGACCATCAAATATAAAACTACTAAAAGGGAAGCTAACATTCTACATTTGAATCATTTCtactacacaaaaaaaaaaaaaaaaaaaagccatggGAGAAATTACCTGTTGAAGTAGGTCTCTTTGCATAGCAAGAACCTTCTTGCTCTTTTCAATGGTGGCCTGAAGCGCATCCTCTGATTCACCTTTGTCCTCCACACCTTCCCCAGAGACCTTACGAATTGCTCTAACAGGCTTCACTCTCCAAAGCTGACCTTTTGTGCAAGAACTAATCTGCCCACTACACAACCCCACAGCTTGTGAACACCCACTTGCTGAACCACTGATCAGACTCACCTCACCGGCCCTCCTCCGCCGGTGAGTGAAGAATGGGAATCGGAGCCGGCGACTGTTCTCGCTGTGGAGCAGCACAGAGCTCTCAGCCTTGGTCTCGATCACAAAAGGCACAGACTTTATGGAAGCCATGAGTGTGTGAGATGATTTGAGTGGGGGTAATAAAGCAGACCCAGTTGAGGAAATTGGAAAAAGAAGCAAACCCAATTCAGGAAATGGCGGCTGAGTGATGCCCAATAGAACAATGCCTGAGAATCTGACAACTTCTGGAAGCAAGAGACAGGGGAACCATGGACATAGAAGAAGGAGCACAATCTCTGTGAAGAGTCGTTGAGATGGGTCCCTCAGAAGATGAAGGAGTGTAAATCATGGAGGGGTTTTATGAGGCTGAAAATATTTGCGATGAGAACTCAAAAACTCAAAAGTAGTGACTAGTGAGAGGGTAAACAAGTTAAGTTTGAGGGTTTACTCTGACACAAGTGTCAGAGATTTTGGGGTGTGTGGGCCTGGGCTTCTATGCAAGGCCTGCCACTGGCACTAATATTTTACTACCAACCTTATAATAAAGCAATGATTTTCTCTCTGAAAATCAAAGGGATTTAAAACGTGGTGGCTGAAATGACCCACCAGCTCAGTGGTGATTATCATTAAATTTGATCCGTTAACGAATGCCACGTTTTGCTAACCTTTCTGGTTTTGAAAGTCACTCTTTTGCCTTTTTCTCTGACTCATGGCCACTAGCCTTTCACTGAATCAAGAGGTTGTTGCTTTTTCAACAGAAAAGAGTGATGATGGAAAACGTGGTTTACTTTGTCAATTCAGCTTGAAGATTTGGATAATGTGTCAAGTTTATTATACTTGTTTACATGTAAAGCTCAACAACTTTTCTAGATAAAGATCTATTCTTCAGTATACACTGATGAATTTCAATCTGTCTAACGAAGTTAGATCCTTGGTGGCAAAAAGTTGGCATCTTTTCTGGATCTAAAATATGGATCATGAGATGAGTATGAATGAAGTTCCTTTACTgataaaaatgaaaagaacTAAGTTTAACAAGTAGCAACTGCATATAAAAGAGCAGGTGCTACAAACTAGTACACAATCACATTCCCAACGAAAGTGATATACAAAGGAAGTGATACAAGTAATGGCATGAAAGCCCAATTCAAAACCTCACAATAcctccttttgt encodes the following:
- the LOC133733784 gene encoding uncharacterized protein LOC133733784, which translates into the protein MLENAALHRDVVEKIQRILNQHNPFVQTFHHLAQRPDLQNCRLIIREQAANQHQYSLPSASQVAAIIVGTNDVENLTGRDIVVQTKQGQLLNIQDCVGYYDPLQYPLLFPYGTYGWDVNSRNNNGQKLTCRDYYAYILQIRQYDDSLLLRGGRLLQQYVVDNYVKIETQKLRWIRSNQSTLRRELYDGLHDSLNAGENNAGNIGRKTILPSSFIGSPRDMHQRYQDAMALVQKYGKPDIFLTMTCNPNWEEINAELLPGQVAQDRPDLTTIIFRAKFEELKNDVIKKGVLGTVVAYVYVIEFQKRGLPHVHMLLMLSDDDKLNNPDDYDHIVRAEIPNQNEEPELYNAVLGHMIHGPCGVHRRNAPCMKRGSCKRGYPKPFSVTTFQGNDSYPVYRRRDNQSDMQSNGNQNRPLDNSWVIPYNPWLLTKYDCHINVEICCSIKSVKYLYKYVYKGPDRVTFEVRPEANQDEIRNFVDARWVCAPEALWRMFKFVMNRMYPSVERLQIHLPNRHNVFFNATESVTAILANERSSMTMLTEFFTKNTYFESARQYLYREFPEHYKWDGRHKTWEARETNQKVIGRIYTVSPSEGEKFYLRVLLNHVRGPKSFEDLRTVDGVLQPTFKKAVEERGLLEDDESIRQCLREASNIRMPSSLRRLFVTILVYCMPHEVRSLWDEFYPFMIEDYPSTSTTDNVRITNRLLRDLNELLVQHSKSVFDYDLPEMTQDGGENSSMPRLIQDEISINIPQEDRDAVHHLNEDQTFAYNSIISAIECHDNAIFFVDGPGGTGKTYLYRALLASLRSNDHIVLATATSGIAATILPGGRTTHSRFKIPLNLDASSTCYISKQSDLAELIRKSSAIVWDEAPMMNRYGFEALDRTFRDITSVDLPFGGKVMIFGGDFRQVLPVIHKGTRSEMVQASLINASFWKDVKILRLTQNMRSINDPDFSEFLLRVGNGEQPTVVEDIIQIPWPMIIPWENEESINQLVNQVFPNLDRHVNDAGYMVERAIITPKNDDVDVLNERIIQHFPGPERILYSFDSVEDDTRNMYQQEFLNSISPSGMPPHQLIIKKGAPIMLLRNIDPKMGLCNGTRLTCRGAYNNLIDAEILTGHFSGTRVFLPRIALKSAESSGLPFEMTRKQFPVKLSFALTINKSQGQTIPNVGIYLPDHVFSHGQLYVALSRGVSEASTKVLVKKGHHEIANLKSRKEDNFSKEKESVNASV
- the LOC133726387 gene encoding granule-bound starch synthase 2, chloroplastic/amyloplastic, whose protein sequence is MASIKSVPFVIETKAESSVLLHSENSRRLRFPFFTHRRRRAGEVSLISGSASGCSQAVGLCSGQISSCTKGQLWRVKPVRAIRKVSGEGVEDKGESEDALQATIEKSKKVLAMQRDLLQQIAERRKLVSSITSSTVEEEEEDQEEVDSFEQEDSFSDVESSGGGNDTIEEQNDSIASSSYGHSTAEKELETVPSAVSRSFSEIEKEHEETVPLNKAPYEAESTKHVNKTSAKSEWSDSLPSFISTTVETSSLKDEEEHVDLKEPSLQEVNVGVTDPTIEDMKPPPLAGPNVMNIILVAAECAPWSKTGGLGDVAGALPKALARRGHRVMVVAPRYGNYAEPQDLGVRKGYKVDGQHMEVAYFHSYIDGVDFVFIDSPMFRHMENNIYGGKREDILKRMVLFCKAAVEAPWHVPCGGICYGDGNLAFIANDWHTALLPVYLKAYYRDNGLMIYTRSILVIHNIAHQGRGPVSDFSFVDLPQHYLDLFKLYDPVGGEHFNIFAAGLKTADRVVTVSHGYAWEVKTPEGGWGLHGIINENHWKLSGIVNGIDNKDWNPQFDVFLRSDGYTNYSLETLQTGKPQCKAALQKELGLPIREDVPLIGFIGRLDPQKGVDLIAQAIPWMMDQDVQLVMLGTGRPDLEQMLKEFEHQHRDKVRGWVGFSVETAHRITAGVDILLMPSRFEPCGLNQLYAMNYGTVPVVHAVGGLKDTVHPFNPYEESGLGWTFDSADTGKLIHALGNCIYTYREYKQSWEGIQRRGMMQDLSWDNAAQKYEEVVVAAKYQW